A window of the Methanomassiliicoccales archaeon genome harbors these coding sequences:
- a CDS encoding 4Fe-4S binding protein, giving the protein MCEWCMKHGAGGKWYLNARNYSNELAESMNLQAYLEEQWRNFEQVYIRKIIGISSIGLGYKLRMPIIGRSIRWSVERMIHSESPKRNPIRADGHFGQAIPIEEAKLIIMNLAAEPIIKNYCMCRMMQKGIKDACCINFGLLSSVIEKLPRFIPENMKVRITREEAVKALEEQNKKGRVATVWFQPVPYINAICSCEVPQCGGLRLRMDYGLHTVYKAEYVAEVDPDLCQACKNCVTRCQFGAIRFSPTLDRVIIEPTKCFGCGLCRDVCRYNAIKLLPRDEVPAAKGMY; this is encoded by the coding sequence ATGTGTGAGTGGTGTATGAAGCATGGTGCAGGGGGCAAATGGTATTTGAATGCTCGGAATTATTCCAACGAGCTTGCGGAGTCTATGAATCTTCAAGCCTACTTGGAGGAGCAGTGGAGAAATTTCGAGCAGGTGTATATTCGAAAGATCATTGGCATCTCATCAATTGGGCTTGGTTATAAGCTCAGGATGCCGATCATTGGAAGGTCGATCCGTTGGAGTGTTGAGAGGATGATTCATTCCGAAAGTCCGAAACGCAACCCTATAAGGGCTGATGGTCATTTCGGACAGGCGATTCCAATTGAAGAGGCTAAGCTTATAATTATGAATTTGGCGGCTGAACCGATCATAAAGAATTACTGCATGTGCCGTATGATGCAAAAGGGCATAAAGGACGCATGTTGCATAAATTTCGGCCTTTTGTCGAGCGTTATTGAGAAGCTACCCAGATTCATCCCAGAAAACATGAAGGTGCGAATTACACGTGAAGAGGCAGTTAAGGCCCTCGAAGAGCAGAATAAGAAAGGGCGAGTGGCAACAGTCTGGTTCCAACCCGTACCCTACATAAATGCCATATGCTCTTGCGAAGTCCCTCAGTGTGGAGGTCTCCGGCTGAGAATGGACTACGGTCTTCACACAGTCTATAAGGCTGAATATGTTGCGGAAGTCGATCCGGATCTCTGCCAGGCGTGCAAAAACTGTGTGACTCGCTGCCAGTTTGGAGCCATAAGATTCAGCCCTACACTCGATAGAGTCATTATCGAACCGACAAAATGCTTTGGGTGCGGTTTATGTAGGGATGTATGTCGCTACAACGCAATAAAACTTCTTCCGCGGGATGAGGTTCCCGCCGCTAAGGGCATGTATTGA
- a CDS encoding 4Fe-4S binding protein: MGKTRIEIDYSKCGNASGGIDPRSCSKCLLVCDPAVFIRHPVIGFKEDNPYDPQHWQITAVWLDLCTRCGKCVQTCPQRAITVSW, encoded by the coding sequence ATGGGTAAGACAAGAATAGAAATCGATTATTCAAAATGTGGAAATGCAAGCGGCGGGATAGATCCACGTTCATGCAGTAAATGTCTACTCGTATGTGATCCAGCCGTTTTCATCAGGCACCCTGTCATTGGTTTCAAAGAAGATAATCCCTACGACCCTCAGCATTGGCAAATCACTGCAGTCTGGCTAGATCTGTGCACAAGATGCGGCAAATGCGTACAAACGTGCCCGCAAAGAGCCATAACGGTTTCGTGGTGA
- a CDS encoding CoA-binding protein, translating into MNEELIKVLLDRGNTFAVIGASRDPQKYGYQVYKDLKNAGYKVFAVNPHADKILGDKCYPSLETLPVKPDVVNTVVPPKITDHIVETCKKLGITRVWMQPGSESDKAIEFCKENGISVVYGVCIMIERAKHGVSSQENTKSEGEDTHQEGDRSEK; encoded by the coding sequence ATGAATGAAGAACTGATCAAAGTTCTTTTGGACAGGGGAAATACATTTGCTGTGATTGGGGCCAGCCGTGATCCTCAGAAGTATGGTTATCAAGTATATAAGGATCTTAAGAATGCTGGTTATAAAGTATTTGCTGTAAATCCTCACGCGGATAAAATTCTAGGCGATAAGTGTTACCCAAGCTTGGAAACATTGCCCGTGAAACCTGATGTCGTCAATACTGTGGTCCCTCCGAAAATAACAGATCATATAGTGGAGACTTGTAAGAAGCTCGGAATTACGAGGGTGTGGATGCAGCCAGGCTCAGAATCTGATAAGGCAATTGAATTTTGCAAAGAAAATGGTATCAGTGTGGTGTATGGCGTTTGCATAATGATCGAGCGAGCAAAACACGGCGTAAGCAGCCAGGAAAATACGAAATCTGAAGGCGAAGATACTCATCAAGAAGGTGACCGATCCGAAAAATAA